Proteins encoded together in one Nitrospirota bacterium window:
- a CDS encoding ribbon-helix-helix protein, CopG family: protein MATLTISLSDEEMRRMEELSKREGLTVEQMVRLCIHDFIGQPDDTFHAAAKRVIEKNAELYRRLS from the coding sequence ATGGCAACGCTCACGATATCTCTCTCAGATGAAGAAATGCGGCGGATGGAAGAGTTAAGCAAGCGCGAGGGGTTGACCGTTGAGCAGATGGTGCGGCTTTGCATTCACGACTTTATCGGCCAGCCCGACGACACATTCCACGCTGCTGCCAAGCGTGTGATAGAGAAGAACGCCGAGCTCTATCGACGCCTTTCTTAG
- a CDS encoding fibronectin type III domain-containing protein — MTSLIGRFIFCMSLALPLVSCSGGGSNEPAGSTPASIATASAQFQWDPNPETDLAGYKIYQGTASGQYGAPIATLPTSSTSYEADGLQKGSTYFFVVTAYDTSGNEGPLSAELSIPIP; from the coding sequence ATGACATCCCTCATCGGCAGATTCATCTTTTGCATGAGCCTCGCCCTCCCGTTGGTTTCGTGCAGCGGCGGTGGCTCCAATGAGCCGGCTGGTTCGACCCCCGCCTCAATCGCCACTGCCTCGGCACAGTTTCAATGGGATCCCAATCCAGAAACGGATCTGGCAGGGTACAAGATTTACCAAGGCACTGCTTCCGGTCAATACGGCGCGCCCATCGCGACCTTGCCGACAAGCAGCACCAGCTATGAAGCAGACGGACTCCAAAAAGGCAGCACGTACTTCTTCGTGGTGACGGCCTACGACACTTCCGGAAACGAAGGCCCCCTCTCAGCTGAATTATCCATCCCAATTCCGTAA
- a CDS encoding DNA-binding protein, with product MATLTISLSDEEMRRLEALGKHEGLTVEQMVRLGIHDFIGQPDDAFHAAAKRVMEKNAELYRRLS from the coding sequence ATGGCGACGCTCACGATATCTCTCTCAGATGAAGAAATGCGGCGGCTGGAAGCGCTGGGCAAGCACGAGGGCCTGACCGTCGAACAGATGGTGCGCCTCGGCATCCACGACTTCATTGGCCAACCTGATGACGCGTTCCATGCCGCTGCCAAGCGGGTGATGGAGAAAAACGCCGAGCTCTACCGCCGCCTGTCGTAA
- a CDS encoding type II toxin-antitoxin system VapC family toxin, producing MKRLFADTVYWIALTNSFDQYHTRAVEISEALSPCRLFTTDLVLIEFLNALADNGLHIRAAAVQMVEAIMNNPQVTVVPMNRRTFIRSLALYKARPDKGYSLTDCSSMLLMRERRLSEALTTDRHFEQEGFVALLRTHARRHPTDEP from the coding sequence GTGAAACGCCTCTTCGCGGACACGGTCTATTGGATCGCTCTCACCAACTCCTTCGACCAGTATCACACGAGAGCCGTCGAGATCTCCGAAGCCTTGAGTCCTTGTCGTCTATTTACGACCGACTTGGTGCTCATCGAGTTCCTCAACGCCTTAGCCGACAATGGTCTTCATATCCGTGCCGCCGCGGTTCAGATGGTCGAAGCGATCATGAACAATCCACAAGTCACCGTGGTGCCGATGAATCGGCGCACCTTCATACGCAGTCTCGCGCTGTACAAGGCTCGTCCTGACAAGGGCTACAGTCTCACCGATTGTAGCTCGATGCTACTAATGCGCGAACGCCGCCTCTCGGAAGCTCTGACCACAGATCGGCACTTCGAGCAAGAAGGTTTCGTGGCATTGCTGCGCACGCATGCTCGTCGCCACCCAACTGATGAGCCATAA